ACCATGGGCTCGACCTACGCAGCCTGCGGCACACTCGCGCTGTTCGGGGATGCGCCGCGCACGGGATGGATCAGCGGCGGCTGCGTCGAACCGGACATCGCCCGGGCGGCTGCGGCCGCGGCGGACTCACGCACGATCGAATGGCTGGAGATCGACACCCTCGATGACGAGGCGATGTTCTCGGGATCGGCGCAGGGATGCCGGGGCCAGCAGCTCCTCGCGCTGCTGCCGCTGGCCGCGCTGCCGGGCGCGGAGTATGCGATGCAGGCCTGGCTCGGTGGTGCCTGCACCCTGCTGATGACGCTGCAGATGGACGGCGCCGTGCACCTGCGCCTCGACGGCCGCGCCTGGTCGTGGACACTGCGCCCCGGCAATGCCCCCGAGCGCGCACGACAGGACTGGACACTGGCCCTGCCGCGGGCGCCCAAGGCCCTGATCCTCGGCGCGGGCCCGGAGATGCCCGCGCTGGCGCCGCTGCTGCACTCGCTGGGCTGGCGGGTCATGGTCTGCGAGCATCGCGCACGCTGGCGCGAGGCTGCCGGCACGGGCTTTCCGATCCTCGACCTGCCGCCCGAGGACGCCGTGGCGGCGCACCCCGATACCGATGTCGCCCTCGTCATGCATCACGGCTTCGAGGCCGACCGTGATGCGCTGGCCACGCTGGCGGGTACGCCGATTCCGTGGATCGGCCTGCTGGGCCCGGAGCGCCGCCGCGCGGACCTGTTCAAGCTGCTGCGCGCGCCCGAGCGGGAGGCCCTCGCCGGACGGCTCCACTCCCCGGTGGGCCTGCCCGGCTGTGGTCGTGGGCCCGAAGCGATCGCGCTGAGCATCGCCGCGCAGTTGCAGCAGTGGCGCGGCGCACAGCAGCGGCCGTAGGCAGCGCGTGGCGTCCGGCGCGCGGACGCCGCATGGGTGGCTGCGTCGCATTGACCGGCTGCCAACACGCCTGCCGGCATCCTCGGTCGCTTGCACGCCCACGCACGCCAGCCCTCGAGCCAGCCCCAGGAGTGTCCATGTCGCCCCTCACCCGCCGCGAAGTGCTCAAGGCCGGCGCCACGTCAGCCGGCGCAGTCGCTCTGCCTTCAGTCGCCCAGGCGGCCAACTCCGCGGCCTCGCCCGCGCCTGCTCGCCCTCCGGTCCGGCAGCGCGTTGCACTCGAGGTCAATGGCCGACAGGTCGAACGCGAGGTC
The genomic region above belongs to Luteimonas chenhongjianii and contains:
- a CDS encoding XdhC family protein, with the protein product MADATDPLACGPGRFPDGNPAAVLRTALDALQAGRRPVLAIVVETMGSTYAACGTLALFGDAPRTGWISGGCVEPDIARAAAAAADSRTIEWLEIDTLDDEAMFSGSAQGCRGQQLLALLPLAALPGAEYAMQAWLGGACTLLMTLQMDGAVHLRLDGRAWSWTLRPGNAPERARQDWTLALPRAPKALILGAGPEMPALAPLLHSLGWRVMVCEHRARWREAAGTGFPILDLPPEDAVAAHPDTDVALVMHHGFEADRDALATLAGTPIPWIGLLGPERRRADLFKLLRAPEREALAGRLHSPVGLPGCGRGPEAIALSIAAQLQQWRGAQQRP